In Larimichthys crocea isolate SSNF chromosome VI, L_crocea_2.0, whole genome shotgun sequence, one genomic interval encodes:
- the LOC104926097 gene encoding green-sensitive opsin has product MAWDGGGHDANGTEGKNFYIPMSNRTGVVRSPFEYNQYYMVDPMTYKLLAFYMFFLICTGTPINGLTLLVTAQNKKLRQPLNYILVNLAVAGLIMCAFGFTITITSALNGYFILGATACAVEGFMATLGGEVALWSLVVLAVERYIVVCKPMGSFRFTGTHAAAGVVFTWIMAFSCAGPPLFGWSRYLPEGMQCSCGPDYYTLAPGFNNESYVIYMFVVHFFIPVFLIFFTYGSLVLTVKAAAAQQQESESTQKAEREVTRMCVLMVFGFLVAWVPYATFAGWIFMNKGAYFSAMTAALPAFFAKSSALYNPIIYVLFNKQFRNCMLSTVGMGGMVDDESSVSASKTEVSSVS; this is encoded by the exons ATGGCTTGGGATGGTGGAGGACATGATGCCAATGGCACAGAAGGCAAGAACTTCTACATCCCTATGTCCAACAGGACTGGGGTTGTTAGAAGTCCTTTTGAATACAACCAGTATTATATGGTAGATCCAATGACCTACAAGCTGCTAGCTTTCTACATGTTCTTCCTGATCTGCACTGGAACTCCCATCAACGGTCTGACATTGTTGGTAACGGCTCAGAACAAGAAGCTCCGGCAACCTCTCAACTACATCCTGGTCAACCTGGCTGTGGCTGGACTGATCATGTGCGCCTTCGgtttcaccatcaccatcacatcTGCTCTTAATGGCTACTTCATTCTTGGAGCCACTGCCTGCGCTGTTGAGGGATTCATGGCCACACTTGGAG GTGAAGTTGCTCTCTGGTCACTGGTCGTCCTGGCTGTTGAGAGATACATCGTCGTCTGCAAACCCATGGGAAGCTTCAGGTTCACTGGAACTCATGCTGCAGCTGGAGTTGTTTTCACCTGGATCATGGCCTTCTCCTGCGCTGGACCCCCACTGTTTGGCTGGTCTAG GTACCTTCCTGAGGGCATGCAGTGCTCCTGTGGACCCGACTACTACACTCTGGCTCCAGGCTTCAACAATGAGTCATATGTCATCTACATGTTTGTTGTCCACTTCTTCATTCCCGTCTTCCTCATTTTCTTCACTTATGGAAGTCTTGTACTGACCGTCAAAGCT GCCGCAGCCCAGCAGCAGGAGTCAGAGTCCACACAGAAGGCAGAGAGGGAAGTGACACGTATGTGCGTCTTGATGGTCTTTGGCTTCCTGGTAGCTTGGGTACCATATGCCACTTTTGCCGGTTGGATCTTCATGAACAAGGGAGCTTACTTCTCCGCCATGACTGCAGCTCTCCCCGCCTTCTTTGCAAAGAGCTCTGCTCTGTATAACCCTATTATCTATGTGCTGTTTAACAAACAG ttCCGTAACTGCATGCTGAGCACTGTTGGAATGGGCGGCATGGTGGATGATGAGTCCTCAGTTTCTGCCAGCAAGACAGAAGTGTCCTCTGTGTCTTAA
- the slc6a22.2 gene encoding solute carrier family 6 member 22, tandem duplicate 2: MDQIQNAPLKMNLMNLGTKPTQSKPQEREQWGSKIEFILAVAGHIVGLGNVWRFPYLCYKNGGGVFFIPYVLFLFTCGIPLFFLETSLGQYTSQGGITCWRKICPLFEGLGYGSQVIVLYTGVYYIIILAWTFLYLFSSFRSELPWASCKNSWNTDGCFEHGHNQSSALLLHGSSTSSVVEFWERRVLGLSSGIEEIGNIRWDLALCLLLAWIMCYFCVWNGVKTTGKVVYFTATFPYVMLVVLLVRGLTLPGAKEGIMFYLYPDPSRLTDPEVWMDAGSQIFYSYGVCTGVLTSLGSYNKYSNNCYRDCVYLCLLNSLTSFVAGFAIFSVLGFMAKEQGVDISMVAESGPGLAFIAYPRAVALMPLPQLWAIFFFIMIIFLGLDSEFVYQEALVTTISDMYPGFFQSSCRRKLLLLAISVGSFFLGLLMVTEGGLYIFQLFDYYACSGMTLLLFAVLQSVCIGWIYGADRQYDNIQDMIGYRPWPFMKYCWQYFTPAICICTFIFSLVKYTPLKFNNTYEYPWWGYTIGGFFTLSSTLLVPLWMLYAVCVTPGTLRQRLKFLCTPSKDLPTATLKKASNKEAFQTFTDLYTLRTIESPDDQGDRAQGPFII; this comes from the exons ATGGACCAAATACAAAACGCGCCACTGAAAATGAATCTGATGAACCTTGGGACCAAACCTACTCAGTCCAAACCTCAGGAGAGGGAACAATGGGGCAGCAAGATTGAGTTTATCCTAGCTGTGGCCGGACACATCGTTGGTCTGGGAAATGTTTGGAGGTTTCCATACCTTTGCTACAAAAATGGAGGAG ggGTTTTCTTCATaccttatgttttatttttgttcaccTGCGGCATTCCACTTTTCTTCCTGGAGACATCTTTGGGCCAGTACACAAGTCAGGGTGGAATAACATGTTGGAGAAAAATCTGCCCTCTCTTTGAAG GCTTAGGTTACGGAAGCCAAGTGATTGTTTTGTACACTGGGGTGTATTACATCATCATTTTGGCTTGGACGTTTCTTTACCTGTTTTCATCCTTCAGGTCTGAGCTTCCATGGGCAAGCTGTAAAAACAGCTGGAACACAG ATGGCTGTTTTGAACACGGTCACAATCAATCATCCGCTCTGCTCCTGCATGGAAGTAGCACATCTTCAGTTGTAGAATTCTGGGA GAGAAGAGTCTTGGGGCTCTCCAGTGGAATTGAGGAAATTGGGAATATTCGTTGGGACCTGGCTCTTTGTCTGCTTCTCGCCTGGATCATGTGTTACTTCTGTGTCTGGAATGGagtgaaaacaacaggaaag GTGGTCTACTTCACTGCCACATTTCCGTACGTTATGCTGGTGGTTCTGCTTGTTCGTGGTCTTACCTTACCGGGGGCCAAAGAAGGAATCATGTTCTACCTCTACCCAGACCCTTCCCGCCTCACTGATCCAGAG GTATGGATGGATGCTGGCAGCCAAATTTTCTACTCCTATGGAGTTTGCACAGGTGTTCTGACATCTTTAGGAAGTTACAACAAGTACAGCAACAACTGCTACag AgactgtgtttacctgtgccTGTTGAACAGTTTAACCAGCTTTGTTGCTGGCTTCGCCATCTTTTCTGTACTTGGTTTTATGGCAAAGGAGCAAGGTGTGGACATCTCGATGGTGGCAGAGTCAG GTCCAGGGTTGGCATTCATTGCTTATCCTCGTGCTGTGGCTCTGATGCCACTTCCCCAGCTTTGGgccattttcttcttcattatgaTCATCTTCTTGGGATTAGACAGTGAG TTTGTGTATCAAGAGGCGCTGGTCACAACCATCTCCGACATGTATCCTGGGTTCTTTCAAAGCAGCTGTCGGCGTAAACTCCTTCTTCTTGCCATTTCTGTTGGAAGTTTCTTTCTTGGGCTTCTGATGGTCACAGAG ggaGGCCTGTATATTTTCCAGCTGTTTGACTACTATGCCTGCAGTGGGATGACACTCCTGCTTTTTGCTGTTCTCCAGTCTGTCTGTATTGGATGGATCTATG GTGCAGATCGTCAGTATGATAATATACAGGACATGATTGGATATCGGCCATGGCCTTTTATGAAATATTGTTGGCAGTACTTCACACCAGCTATCTGTATT tGCACATTTATCTTCTCCTTGGTCAAATATACCCCACTCAAATTCAACAACACTTATGAATACCCCTGGTGGGGCTACACCATCGGAGGATTCTTTACTCTATCTTCAACACTCCTGGTTCCTCTGTGGATGTTGTACGCTGTGTGTGTCACTCCTGGAACACTGAGACAG AGACTGAAGTTTCTGTGCACGCCATCAAAGGACTTACCCACTGCAACATTAAAGAAGGCGTCGAATAAAGAAGCATTTCAAACTTTCACAGACTTGTACACACTGCGCACGATAGAAAGTCCTGATGACCAAGGAGACAGAGCTCAGGGGccattcattatttaa